The proteins below are encoded in one region of Silene latifolia isolate original U9 population chromosome 2, ASM4854445v1, whole genome shotgun sequence:
- the LOC141632862 gene encoding potassium transporter 5-like, producing MGERKMSRFDSLDLESNKLKSDNGHSIKDASWAMILTLAFQSIGVVFGDLGTSPLYVYSSTFPNGAKHKDDIIGVLSLIYYTITLMPVIKYVFIVLRANDNGNGGTFALYSLLCRNVKIGLIPNQEKEDKEVGQYQIHTTKTGRSGCSLKVQNTLENSVFAKYTLLFATILAVSLVIGDGVLTPCISVLSAAGGIKGASDKFTDDMVVWISVAILIFLFLMQSFGTDKVGYSFAPILCIWFICNAIIGIFNFCKHDWGVIKAVNPWHIVEYFQRNGKDGWVSLGGMVLCITGTEALFADVGHFSVKSIQVSMSAVVYPAVILQYSGQAAYLSKHPEDVATAFYKAIPDPVYWPMFVIAVLAAIIASQAMISGTFSIIHQSLALGCFPRVKVVHTSSKYEGQVYIPELNYLLMFACVCVTLGFGTSTHIGNAYGIAVVFAETLTSFFMVLVMLLIWKTHILLVLLYICCIMSVELIYLSAVLYKFPSGGYLPIAFACVLMAIMFTWNYAYRKTYYYELHNKVSSDKVCEIVDQSNLCRIPGMAIFYSELVHGIPPIFEYYVGNIRALHSVLVFTSIKSLPISKVPAEERFLFRRVHPKELVFRCVVRYGYTDVPDRQDGFEAVLIEELKQFVLGNRRVKVEPVEESNDRICEDDDDNIGNREVGIIDEASRLGVVHMIGESQVIAGKESGIIKKVVINYGYSFLKRNVRKSDEVFGIPRTRFLKVGMTYEL from the exons ATGGGTGAAAGAAAGATGAGTCGCTTTGACTCACTTGACCTTGAGTCTAATAAACTCAAATCCGACAATGGTCATTCCAttaag GATGCAAGTTGGGCGATGATATTAACATTGGCATTCCAAAGTATAGGAGTGGTATTTGGAGACCTTGGAACATCACCACTTTACGTGTATTCAAGCACATTTCCAAACGGAGCTAAACACAAGGATGACATTATTGGTGTTTTGTCACTTATTTACTATACTATTACTTTGATGCCTGTTATCAAATACGTCTTCATTGTCTTAAGGGCCAATGACAATGGCAAtg GTGGAACATTTGCATTATATTCGTTACTATGCCGAAATGTGAAAATTGGATTGATACCAAATCAAGAAAAGGAAGATAAAGAAGTTGGACAATATCAAATCCATACAACAAAGACAGGAAGATCAGGATGTTCACTCAAGGTACAAAACACCTTAGAGAATAGCGTCTTTGCAAAATACACTCTCTTGTTTGCCACCATACTCGCGGTTTCACTTGTCATTGGCGATGGTGTTCTCACTCCTTGTATTTCAG TTTTGTCAGCCGCGGGAGGGATCAAAGGAGCCTCAGATAAGTTTACTGATG ATATGGTGGTGTGGATATCAGTAGCTATTTTAATATTTCTCTTCTTAATGCAAAGTTTTGGGACTGATAAAGTGGGATACAGTTTTGCACCAATACTTTGCATTTGGTTTATATGTAATGCAATTATTGGTATTTTTAACTTCTGCAAGCATGATTGGGGAGTCATTAAGGCTGTTAATCCATGGCACATTGTTGAGTATTTTCAAAGAAATGGAAAAGATGGTTGGGTCTCCCTTGGTGGCATGGTCCTCTGTATTACAGGAACCGAAGCCTTGTTTGCAGATGTTGGACATTTCTCTGTTAAATCAATACAAGTAAGCATGTCAGCCGTTGTATATCCTGCTGTCATTTTACAGTATTCCGGTCAGGCTGCTTATCTTAGCAAGCATCCTGAGGACGTTGCAACTGCCTTCTATAAAGCCATTCCTG ATCCGGTGTACTGGCCAATGTTCGTGATTGCAGTCCTAGCAGCAATTATAGCAAGCCAGGCCATGATTTCAGGAACATTTTCAATCATACATCAATCCCTAGCTCTAGGATGTTTCCCTCGTGTCAAAGTTGTTCATACTTCATCCAAGTATGAAGGCCAAGTGTATATACCTGAACTAAATTATCTCTTGATGTTTGCTTGTGTATGCGTCACTCTTGGTTTTGGAACAAGTACACACATTGGTAATGCTTATG GCATTGCGGTTGTGTTCGCAGAGACACTTACATCCTTCTTCATGGTTCTAGTGATGTTACTAATATGGAAGACACACATACTCCTAGTCCTCTTGTACATATGTTGCATTATGTCAGTCGAATTAATCTACTTGAGCGCGGTGTTGTACAAATTTCCAAGCGGAGGGTATCTTCCGATTGCTTTTGCATGTGTTCTGATGGCGATTATGTTCACATGGAACTACGCGTATAGGAAGACTTACTACTACGAACTCCACAACAAAGTATCGAGTGACAAGGTATGTGAAATAGTAGATCAATCTAACTTGTGTCGCATCCCGGGTATGGCTATCTTCTATTCGGAGCTAGTCCATGGGATCCCGCCCATATTCGAGTATTATGTGGGTAATATCCGTGCATTACACTCGGTCCTAGTATTTACATCTATCAAGTCATTGCCGATCAGTAAGGTCCCTGCTGAGGAACGGTTTTTGTTCAGAAGGGTGCACCCGAAAGAGCTTGTGTTTAGATGTGTGGTTCGCTATGGTTACACCGATGTTCCTGACAGACAAGATGGGTTTGAAGCGGTCTTGATTGAAGAGTTGAAACAGTTTGTACTTGGTAATAGGAGGGTAAAGGTTGAGCCCGTTGAGGAGTCGAACGATCGAATATGTGAGGATGATGACGACAACATTGGAAATCGAGAAGTCGGTATAATAGACGAGGCATCTAGACTGGGAGTGGTGCATATGATAGGGGAAAGCCAAGTGATTGCAGGCAAAGAATCTGGGATTATAAAGAAGGTCGTGATTAATTATGGATATAGCTTCTTGAAAAGGAATGTAAGGAAGAGTGATGAAGTGTTTGGCATTCCTCGAACTCGGTTTCTCAAGGTGGGAATGACATATGAGCTTTAG